The genomic interval ACTGCAGCTCAACTTCTGTCACTGAAATAAGTAAAGAAATGTGTCATAAACACTCAAAtcaattttgttttcatgtctcctcaaacatttactttatttctgttcaaatataaaaatgtcacaaacatgagtgaagaaaatgcaattaatttaggtgttgtttttgagaagaaataataaaacaatgacagATCAACTTGAGATCAGACTTTAATTGATGTTTCATCATTCATCATGAATATAATCGATTCCTGACAATGACATTctaaaaatgtgatattaatcagaatttaataaaatatattttgtaacgACGCTAAACCCATATTGAttgattatatttcaataaatgaaaactgtaagaatatatttgaaaaatattattttttgacagCAGAATATCATCATCATTGATCTTTTGctacaacacaatacaatacTCCTACTTTGTGGATTTCATGTAAGTGTGTTTTCCACcactaattaaagaaaaaataaatgaatagcaaCTTTTACCTCAcaattctgtctttattttctcagaattaaCCCAACTTTCACGAACGTGTATACACCAGATAACAcagataaatgcatttttatcaaagtactgcgttttcaagcaaaatacattcagatatcatgttcttttatttgaaaattattacATGACTAATTCAAATTGCATTCAGTAACcagaacaaacagacacactcaaacacatttatacaaacacacacgcacatacactcaccggccactttattaggtacaccttactAGTAACAAGTTGgacccccttttgccttcagaactgcctttATCCTTCATAGAATAGATTTAATaaggtactggaaacattcctcagagattttggtccgtattgacatgatagcatcacgcagtgtggtcataaagggatggacatggcaagcaacaatactcaggtaggctgtggcATTGAAACGatcccccacaccattacaccaccaccaccagcctgaaccgctgatacaaggcaggatggatccatgtTTTCATGTTGTTGACGCCAAATTTTGACTCTACCATCCAAATGTCGTAGCAGAAATTgagactcatcagaccaggcaacgtttttccaatcttctattgtccaattttggtGAGCCTTTATGAATTGTAGCCTCGGTTTCCTGTTCTTAGTTGACAGGAGTTGCACCTGGagtggtcttctgctgctgcagTCCATCCGCCTCAAGGTTGGACGTGTTGTGCGTAACaagtggttatttgagttactgttgcctttctatcagtTCGAACCAGactggccattctcctctgacatctggcatcaacaaggcatttgcgACCACAGAACTGCTTTTCCAATTCTTCTTTCCTTTGTAGGGACCTCTACATTTCATGTGGTGTTAAGTGTTTCTGTTAATTTGCATGCGATAGGTCATTAGTGCAAGAGGTTATGCATCTATTCATTTGAAGTGTAATACTTCCACATATTTTGTTAGCTTTGGCTTTGATAATTGTGTAGGTAGGGTAATTATTTGGGGAATCAAATCTCAAGGATCCATATTGATTGATTTACAATTCATAGAATACactaatctatatatatattctattgaCCAGTCCATCCACCGTTTATCACAATTTAGTGTATCTTACCAGTTCTGGTTTATTTTGTGGCCACTAAAAATAATCCAAAACCTGGTATTGGTTTCTTTCCTGATTCTGAGCAGGGTAGCTTTAAGATCTGGGCAAAGTTTGACTTTACAATACTTCATAATGAAACAAAGTTTATTGAGATATTCTATACTAAGCCATGAATAATCTAGCAAAACTTATTACTGGCTTGCGATCCTCCTGGAAGACGTCGCCTGTGAATGGATGTTGCCTTGGTTTTAGGAGGGATAGGAGTCAGTTGTCTAGAACGGAACGCTGAGTTCAGGACATTCTAGAAGTTCTTGGCGATTTGTTTGTGTGGCTTTAGGCTTTGGAAGTTCAGTAGAGTTTGTGCATAAAGGTTGacattcagtcattcattcaactttaattataaagcaatttacaacaaacaaaaaagtgctgtacaataaaataaatataacttataACTCATAAATACATACTTGAAACAAGACTTTAGACTTTAACCTTATTTTTACTTGTAACtgtgaacttttattttgcttattgtAACTGTagttacaataaatgtattttattaaatattatgattaaTGTCACACATTATAATGTCCAGAGACTTGAGAAATCAATTATATTCATGCCAGAACAGTCAGACGTTTCATATATTCATCACCAATTAAAATCTGATTtgtcattgtattttattatttctgaaataaaagatAACAAATATATGTTCTTCTTGAATGGTGTTTGTGAAAAgtacttttcaaataaatggtaaTTTTGGTAGTTAAACATACAtatgacagaaaaataaacaacatttagaaACACACTAGGGctatgagaatattttttaataaattcaacaaatatttgaaattgtaattattttttgacaTCCCTATAAAGCACAAATACACTCAGTAGGACtttctatcacacacacaagcagttCTTATGGTCTTATTACGCACATTTTATTCTGACATGTTATTTCAGTCACAGAGGTTGTGGTTGTGGTGATGGAGGAGCCCCTTGGGGAAGATAATGCTCTATTGAGGGGCAGGTTCCCCCACAAACAGAGGCACATGCATCAGGATACCTAGAGGAATTGCAAGTTGAACCACAGCAGCAGCTATAGCCACAGCCACCGTCAAAACCATCCAGGTTCCCAGTTGGGGAAAAAGTCTGGATTGAGGTCCATTGCTGAACCAATCAGTATTTAATCTCAGCTatagaattaatatttttattccagaTTGACAGCCCCAAGACGGGCCATAGTATCCCCTTGTTAGCATGGGATTCTTTCAGGACAGAAGACAACAATATTCATTTGACCCCAGTCACAGCTGCAGCTACGTTTAAACACTGGCTGGGCCATTTAAACTGGACTGTAGAAGGTCAGCAGGGGAAGGGGGACCATTGATGAACCGATCATTTGTAGAAAGCAATGGAAGAATTTGTTGGGCCAGCATAAACCTAGATTATTTATGAGTTTGTTTGAATTGCTGTTTAATCAGAGGTAATGGTAACTAATTTACTATAATAGTGATTCCAACAATTAACGTGTCGTACTTAAAGTTTAGGCATTTTGTTCCTTCATTCACAAGTTTGTACAGATTTGTGCCAACGCACACATCATTCAAACactaaatagttaaaaaaataaaacctaaaattcTTTCTGCTTGACATACCTGAGTTTTTCCAGTAAGCAGTCCTTCAGTCTTTCAGAGAGCAGCCtgactcctgaatctcctgggtgattgtagctcagatccagctctctcaggtgtgaggggtttgaagtagagacctgcaatcccggGACGAAATTTGATATGTGAATGCGGGTGTGggcggtaaggtcctcgtgtgtgtgtgtgggttgcGGGAGAATAGAATTATTTGCGGGACTCCcgtaaaatggaaatatcttaaaatgaaattgttaaaaagaaattaaatatttatctgctgcacaaaagcaacaagaacaactcaaaatagtaataaaaaaaacgatttaCAGGCGCAAGCTCGAAAGCaaattctcacgtggttcttacgaggaacaaagaccataggcccacaccgaggcaaaatgtctgaagagcatgacacacGTAGAGCGCTGAGTGCTACAGATATTAgatcattattaaagaaaggaacatacaaaactacaaagccaaacaaagggaaatccgatatttggaaatgtttttctatagtatgtgacggcgatggaaagcaccttccctttgtgagctgcgacaaatgcagcaaaatactcgcatacagcagccacaagtctGGAACTTCAGGTCTGAAGCATCATGTGTGCACAGTTTTGAAAGGCCAAACTTCCCTGTCCTTTATGGCAAGTAAGTCGAAAGTGTCAAGTGCACTAAAAGATGAAACGACAGAAAAATGTGTCGACTTTGTATGTGCCAACCTAAGACCTTATGAGGGTTTCTTTAAACTGGCGCAGCATCTCGTTGATACAGCAGCCAAGATTGGAAAATTTGATGTGAAGGAAATTTTGCCACATCCAACGACATTGTCACAAAATCTGAGTGAAAGGGCACAAACATAAACAGAATTATTTCTGACTGTTCTGACTGTTTCTGTTCTGAAAAGCTCCTTGTTCGTGTCCATGTTCGTCATTCCATTGAAACTCAAATAAAAcgaaacatgtttattttccgttttcttttttatttacatttgtaaggGAAGCGAGTGAAAGGAATGGAGTAGCGAAAAGAAGCAgtgacaataaaacaattttaatgtttgcatGCGGGCGTTTGCAGGCGGGAGtgggacaaaacttgaatattgcgggTGGGAGCGgaaaaaataatctatattgttgcgggaGCGGACAGAACCTTGCGGGAGCGGGCGGGAGTGGGACTGAAAATtctgtcccgcgcaggtctTTAGTTTGAAGTCAGAGCTAAAGACACATAATGACAGCCTTtctctgtcaccatacagccagacaacctacaaaaacatacagcaacaGTCCACATCATATTAGTTTGATTAGTACTTTGTGTgttgtacaatttttattaaataaaagcaacttcacaaaaaaagtttaacgtAATATCATTAGCTCATTTCACatcagaaagaaatgaatattcCTCCAAATTATTGAACATTATACATCTTGCATTTAAGTGCAAAATTAAAGGCGTAGGATTTCTCATGCAGACAATAGTGGCACAAAACTGGTCTCGAAATCTTATGTCAACAAAGTGGTAAAAGAAGGATGACAAAAATGAGATTACAATATAAAACCTTTAGCTTTGTGTTCTACAATGTCATAAAAAGCTTCTTGCAGATTCTCACAGCCACACTTATAAACAGCACTTAAATCTGCAATCGAAAACTCACTAACCAATGAGAATCTGTTGCTAGTCCCAACCTCCAAATACACTAAATGgcttaaatttaaacaaattttaaatggatggatggatggatgttttaaataataattaatacattttttgttggtCTATTAAAGTAGTCAAATCCTTTATTTCAATGCCTCCTCCTTTCCGAACCAATactactattttatattattgttcaatttcaattaatgttttttcaaGAAAAAGTAGATTTAGTGTTCTTATTTACAAACATACTTTGCAAAAATGTGACTACAGACATTGAATTCACAACTTAAAAGTACCTTAAGACCAAATGCCAAAGGACCACATAATACACAAGCTTTTTTCACAACCATGCACAACCTATGTCCCacctgtatttttatataatgctgCTAGCTTcttcagtgctgtcaaaagcTATTCTTGGATATCTGGCTTTCTAGTTTCTGTAATTGTTTCAGGttaattttgccattttaatcGCCTTACAAACCACATCTACAGACGCTGCAAACATCGTGACTAATTatgacattctactaacagcaCAAAATTCATTGGCCATTGATTGTGGTagcattttgttaattatttaatgcaatacCTCAGTATCTCCAgctgacagtttggactcttcagtccatcagaaagaACCTTccctcctgaatcctgcaggtcattgttattCAAGTCCAGCTCCCTCAagatgtttgagtttgaggattgtaaaactgatgACAAACTCTCACATGATTGAGCAGTGAGATTACAGATGGaaaatctgaaaagaaaaacacattgcatAACATTGCATAAATCTTAAAAGTGTTTAGTAATTAACTTAGAAAAAACATCAATTAAGTATTTGAAACTCAAACCTCAATATCTCCAGCTtagagtttggactcttcagtccatcagagagcagcttcactcctgaatcctgcagatcattgttactcagctccagctctctcaggacagAGTTTAAAGACtgtaaaactaatgaaaaactTCCACAAGACTGAGCAGTGAGATTACACACAGCCTGTGAAAAGACAGTGAATGAGCATAGAGATAAACTTTACAGGACAGTAGTCCTTTGACTGAGAAAGTCACTTAATTCAACAAAGCCCATCaccagcagcttttaaatatgaacatattgAAGATGCTCAGAGTCATTAAGACAAACATTAAACACCATTACGGTTAACCCTTCAGGCACCAGAGTTTTTTGGGGTGGGGTTCTGGTTTTTGACATCAAGATTTCAAAAGCTTGTGGCTTAAAAGGGCTTAAAGATACAGATATACTGTAAATTCAAAAAATGTTGTGCATGACCAAAAGTTTATGTGGGGTGtaaatatacttatttaatttgcataatatgGCGTCACAGGGGGCAGTACATCCTAAATTGATGTTTGaacttatttgcatttttttaatttaatcattttatctTCATTCCAAAAGATCAGACAAAACCAACAATGGATGTTTGAACTTGAAGTTgcatgttgatgttttttttttttaaccaaatatttCTCCTTGTTTACCTGTCACCCCCATCCCCTGATAAAAGGGTCGAAAAAAGACCACGTGTTTGTGGTTTGCAGTGCAACAACACCTTTGTACGAGGCATGAGTGTTCACAAACATGGACTACTGCACTACTCACTATTTACCAACACTCTAAGCTGAACTGCATCAATGACTCAGCGCTCACTTACTCTGCTGTTTCCTCAAACTCTTTGTATAGGAACTTGACGTTATTTTAGCCTTGATCAAAGTACTATGTCTGCCATGTAGTGGTAGGAAATACAAATAAGGTATAACACCATATTAGGAACTGAAGTCTGTTTTATTAAGTATGACGTTGTCACAATTTTGCGACTTTGGCACTGAGTGGGttcaactgaaatatgcaataaacattaaatttaacaacattagataaGAAGAACTAATAAGAAACtgtgacaataataataataataataataataaaccatcaAATTCAgactaaatttgaaatgcaatgcagggaattctgggaatttCACAGgaattaaccatttaacagatttttactgtagcattttcacagtttttttctgttaaaatcaagGCCACAGTGTACTTTGAGTAGTTTAAAATTGTGTACttttacacaaatacattttttgttgtaattgtaCTTTTACCTGTTTGTGATTGTTAAATGCATGTATTCCGTTTATTTTTATCCATCAGCATGCAGCATCAACTGCTGTTAATCATgccacagtattttattttgagttttgtcATAGCTACGACCAGCTTTAAGTTTGTTCACATGTACAGACAGTTGCACCACATGATGTTTTGAAAGTGTGAGatacatattattttgtgttttatcagtttaaatgtacaaaaaatgttttcaattaaatgtatttcatcaAATACAATGACGTCAATAAagtatcaaattattttaaaattataacacggacaaattatttatgaatataaatccATGGCAAAACCTGATGGAGGTGGGGCAATGCAGCTGTAGATAATTTTTGCCACATGTcattcttttgattttttttttactcttaaataAGGTCTACTGTATGGTTGAAGAATCACTTAAAGTGATAAAAGGAaattttgatattatttcattatcataataataataataataataataataataatagtaataaaaaactgaattaaacaaaTCCCAGGTTTTCTAAGACATTTCAGAACCCTGATTGTTTTCTCATCAGTGAGAAAAAATCACACTGATGCAATCATACAACAGAGGAGGAGGAATATCTGCTCACTAtgaaatacattcatacacataCTTTAACGTATTAATTCAGTTCATGTAAAATTTCAAACCTCAGTATGTTCAGTCGACAGtgtggactcttcagtccatcagaaagcagcttcactcctgaatcctgcaggtgatTGCTGCTCAGGTTCAGCTCTATCAGATGGTTTGATGATTGTAGAGCAGAAGACATATTTTCACAACACGTTTTGTCAAAACCATAGCCATCTAATCtgccaaaacaaaatgtttagccatgttttttttgttttttttcgaacaacaagaaaatatttcaaaattagtTAATTGAATTAGCATTCAGTAAAATTACTCACAGGGCTTTTCTGCAACATCTCACAGCTGGAATGAGTCTCCAGTAGTCAGCTTGTTTAGATGTGAACCTCTTTGGGTTGAACTCATCCAGCACCTTCTCTGACATCAGTAGTATGTAGGTCAACACTGTACACATTGAAGATGAGAGATCTCTTCTGGATGTTCATCTGAACTGAGGTAACTCTGAGGTATTTCCTCATATAATGAATGATCTTTGAGCTCAAGTAAGCAGTAGAACAGGTTGACTGAAGCTTCATCTGAGATATTCTTGTCTTGTACTAGTTTAATGTATTCTGTTGTTTATCTGATGCTCTCTGTGGTGTCTTCAGGGTGTGTGATCAGGCCTTTGAGTAGACTTTGGCAAGATTTCAGTGAAATGCCCATCAGAAACCGTAGGAAAAGGTGTCCTTTTTTACTCTTCATTGCTTTATTAACAGTCTTCTGCAGTAGCTCCTCCaatgtgacattttgttttgcctcatcaaagaaaaactgaagctTTTGCATGTTCTTGTTCAGGTAGTAGAAGAACACATGGACTGCAGCAAGAAACTCTTGAACACTCAGATGCACAAAACAGAAGACCTTTGCTCCATGAAGTCTATGTTCCCTTTTGAAAATATCAGCGATCATTCCTGTGAACTCAGTGTCTTTACTCACATCAATACCACAATCTTCCAGATCTTTCTCATAGAACACAATTTTTTCTTGCTTCAGCTGTTCAAATGCTAGCTTGgctaatttcaaaataatttctctgtttaaatgtaaagtttgaaTGTACTGTTTTTCCATCAGTTTCTGGTTCTTCAGTGTTCTGTGCTGATGTTTCTGAGTGTCATGTGATGTTCTCTTCATTGTGAGAGAGAATATCCTGAAGTACTGTGGctgtgatccagcagaacacaggaatgtggcacatgatgtagagacTACGAGACGTCTTAATGTGTGAAATGATTCTGGAGGACAGACTCTCATCTGTGAATCTCTTTTTAAAGTACTCCTCCTTCTGTTGGTCAGTCAGTGAAGCAGAGTCCTTTGACCAGACTCTGTGAACAAATCCAcagatgatttttttctcaaaagtgatctacttttaaaatttagaGGCAGGCGACTctcatcaagtccatcaaatataaatgctatcTTACATCCCTTATATAATTTGGATTTCTCCAGGTCCTTCAGTTCAGGATAAAATTCCAGCAGAAGCTCATGAAGACTGAAATCTTCATTTGTCATTAAGTTAATTTCTCTGAATGGAAGCAGGAACACACAATGAATATCCTGGTTAGATTCTTCTTCtgcccagtccaggatgaacttgtgCACAGAGACTCCTTTGGTCAGCACAGTAtttttctcactgtttttcctcagttcagtaaatatatcattatatctGATCAGTTtgtcatgtgattttttttgttcttgaaagCATCATCAATCTTCAAGATCTCATGTTCATGATTAACATCTTTCATATCTCcctctgtgatgaacagatCTGTGTAAACAGCCTTAAGTTGTGCTTCTTTGTCTTTGTTgccttcaaaaatacatttagttttgtgagtttcaaaaaagttttgcagctctgtaataaaaaaaggcatatttgagaaatattttaatacaagcatggtcatattttgttttacaattgATGCAGACTGAAAACAGCACAGTCCATCCCTAACAATATCTAAATATGTATTCTTGATCACAATCTTTGTATTGGTTGAGATCATCATCCAGTTCATCAAACAAGATGTGAGGCTGCATTTACAACATGTTTTGATCTACTTCATTGAACCTTTGCATGTGTGATTGCAATCATGCCTTGAGGACAATGAATTATTTTGGTCACAGTGTCACATACTTAATCTGTCAACTTTTATAAACAATTGTATCACATCCAGGTCAGAGTTTGCCCATATATGTTTTAGACCTTTGTGAACTGGATAATTggataaacaacatttttttctacaCGTTTGTATAAATATGCTATAGTTTTTGTTTCCTGCCCAGCTATCTAAAAATCCTTAAATTAaggaaacatttcatttttacttgatttattttttcctgaaatgtttCTGCCTAGAAAAtcctttttaattaaagaatttttagaaacaaagttaataataatgaaatcaaagaaaaaatttttttttcagagcacTGATATGACTGGCCCTGTGATTGCTGCTTGAGTTATATGTtcttgtttacttttaaatgcagtaattgTTGTTTACCCCAGATATGTAGTGATTCACCTCCAACAGCAGCAGATTTCTTCATATTGCCCTCAGTCTGagctgtgagagagaaaaagagagaattaTTGACTGGGAAACATTTATGTCATAAACACATCAGCAGAGCAAAGAGGAAAAGTGgtttaacttaaatatttaatcacgtTACAGtcacaataaatgtaatgttacctTGCTTGTAATTTTTCTCCAACTGTTCAGCCAGATAATTTTGCTTCATCTTTCTCAGCATCTCTACTGTAACCTTCACAGCTTCATCTGgtccaaaacattttatcatcTCGTCTACTGTGTCAAATCTATCCGCCTTTTCCAATTCAGACCTTGATAAATGCTCACTTAAGTTCCAATGAAACTCTTTCAGTTCAGCTTCTACCAGCTCCTTCAGTGAATCTACGAGCAGCTCTTTAACAGACGCCATCATCCTTCACATACTTACAGCTGCAGgccaagaaaaagaaaagacccAAAGTACTTTCACTCTTAAGATGTTGAACTAAGTGTTCAAATCTGGATTAAGTGCACAAAATTGAATTATAAAGCTGTTAATAGAgacttcttcttctctcttgtaaggaggtgaatcaaaacctgtaagtgCAATAAGAcaaatctgagaagggatatccaaaggaacaaaaggacttcaaaaagagatgttgtgtttatgacaccctcttcacctctgctcttcctgcttcccctccttctgcccaaaggactttaaagttcattaagaataaggcattatatgtcatgtgtcttatgaacctattgttcttcactttcatgtttggtctcatttcaaaggtctcagtgcgattggtaaattggtctcaatttcacagtaatcacttatattatggagaagattaagaactgtgttctgttgagaaggaggtgtgccctccttttgaggtgtgtcctccttttgggtctctgaacgtgttccagccaggtgtgacactggagcacgggaacctaaacaccaaaaggtttttataactacatttgggatctctttgtctggtctgagtatataaggaaagtgacaaaacacaacaaggagtgattctgtagccagatcggcccgtagt from Puntigrus tetrazona isolate hp1 chromosome 4, ASM1883169v1, whole genome shotgun sequence carries:
- the LOC122342290 gene encoding ribonuclease inhibitor-like, producing the protein MCTVLTYILLMSEKVLDEFNPKRFTSKQADYWRLIPAVRCCRKALLDGYGFDKTCCENMSSALQSSNHLIELNLSSNHLQDSGVKLLSDGLKSPHCRLNILRFSICNLTAQSCESLSSVLQSSNSNILRELDLNNNDLQDSGGKVLSDGLKSPNCQLEILRLSGCMVTEKGCHYVSLALTSN